Proteins encoded together in one Nostoc sp. PCC 7524 window:
- a CDS encoding ATP-binding protein, translated as MKLESISLSPENKQAVPNYLQVNTPESALSGGNLNTDQTTVILIDDQLIIGEAVCRILSSDSNISFHYLSDPTQAIQQAIALSPTVILLDMVMPEMDGLMLLRWFRSHPATRDIPIVMLSSKEEAKLKADAFAEGANDYLIKLPDPVELIARIRYHSKAYNNLKALTNTTINAQLQAQKLEHTLRQLQTTQVQLVQTEKMSGLGRMVAGLAHEINNPINFINGNFKHLSNYIESLVDLINFYQQEYPELTSALQEKIIDINLEFIIEDIPKLLASMKLGTERISEIVSSLRNFSRLDQAGKKSVNIHEGIESTLLLLKHRIRQEIKIIKEYGNLPLIECYPAELNQVFMNILSNAIDAVLEQHDKSQEKEIFINTEITDYQTARITITDNGVGINPEIQSKIFDPFFTTKPVNKGIGLGLSISYQIIQEHQGDIKVKSELGQGTEFILEIPVTLSKQ; from the coding sequence ATGAAATTAGAATCAATATCATTATCTCCAGAGAACAAACAAGCTGTCCCGAATTATCTCCAAGTAAATACTCCTGAATCTGCGTTATCTGGGGGAAATTTAAACACAGATCAAACCACAGTTATATTAATTGACGATCAGCTAATTATTGGTGAAGCAGTTTGTCGGATTCTCTCTAGTGATTCAAATATTTCATTTCACTATCTAAGTGACCCAACACAAGCCATTCAGCAGGCGATCGCTCTTTCCCCCACAGTAATTTTACTGGATATGGTCATGCCAGAAATGGATGGGTTAATGCTGTTGCGTTGGTTTCGTTCCCACCCAGCAACCCGTGATATTCCTATTGTCATGCTATCCAGCAAAGAAGAAGCGAAACTCAAAGCAGATGCCTTTGCTGAAGGTGCAAACGATTATCTAATTAAGTTACCTGATCCAGTTGAGTTAATTGCTCGAATTCGTTACCATTCCAAAGCTTACAACAACCTCAAAGCACTCACTAATACAACTATTAATGCCCAATTACAAGCACAAAAATTAGAGCATACTTTACGGCAATTACAAACAACTCAAGTCCAGTTAGTGCAAACAGAAAAAATGTCTGGCTTAGGCCGCATGGTTGCAGGATTAGCACATGAAATTAATAATCCCATAAATTTTATCAATGGTAACTTCAAACATTTAAGTAACTATATTGAGTCTTTGGTTGATTTAATCAATTTTTATCAGCAAGAATATCCAGAACTAACTTCTGCTTTGCAAGAAAAAATTATAGATATTAATCTTGAGTTTATTATAGAAGATATACCTAAGCTCCTCGCCTCAATGAAACTAGGAACTGAGCGTATTAGTGAGATAGTTTCATCATTACGAAATTTTTCCCGGTTAGACCAAGCTGGTAAAAAAAGTGTGAATATTCATGAGGGTATTGAAAGTACACTATTACTTTTAAAACATCGTATCAGGCAGGAAATTAAAATTATTAAAGAGTATGGTAATTTACCACTAATTGAATGTTATCCAGCAGAACTAAATCAGGTATTCATGAATATTCTGAGCAATGCCATTGATGCTGTTCTAGAGCAGCATGATAAATCTCAGGAAAAAGAAATTTTCATTAACACTGAAATCACTGACTACCAAACAGCCAGAATTACTATTACAGATAATGGCGTTGGCATTAATCCAGAAATACAAAGCAAAATATTTGATCCTTTTTTTACAACTAAACCAGTTAATAAAGGAATCGGGCTAGGCTTATCAATTAGCTATCAAATAATTCAAGAGCATCAGGGTGATATCAAGGTAAAATCTGAACTTGGACAAGGCACAGAATTTATTCTTGAAATTCCCGTGACACTAAGTAAACAGTAA
- a CDS encoding response regulator transcription factor translates to MDRSATSATAMKEPSMKDHKRLLLIDDDPNLILLVKDYLEFRGYEVITAENGREALEILEHDVPDMIICDVMMPEMDGYTFVEQVRQNERTSWIPVLFLSAKGQSADRVKGLNKGADVYMVKPFEPEELVAQVESSLKQTIRWKEHQAKGGENGSRIQVPFDVQLTPTELKVVQFVARGLANREIAEELNVSQRTVESHVSNMLGKTNLHNRTELARWAIENQMA, encoded by the coding sequence ATGGATCGAAGCGCGACAAGTGCCACTGCTATGAAAGAGCCCAGCATGAAAGATCACAAACGACTTCTACTGATTGATGACGACCCTAACCTCATCTTGCTGGTGAAGGACTATTTGGAGTTCCGAGGATATGAAGTCATCACCGCAGAAAATGGCCGAGAAGCTTTAGAGATTCTCGAACATGATGTACCAGATATGATTATCTGTGACGTGATGATGCCGGAAATGGACGGATATACCTTTGTAGAACAAGTCCGGCAAAATGAACGCACCAGTTGGATTCCTGTTCTTTTCCTGTCAGCAAAAGGACAAAGTGCAGACCGAGTTAAAGGTCTCAATAAAGGCGCTGATGTCTATATGGTCAAGCCCTTTGAACCAGAAGAACTCGTAGCGCAGGTAGAATCCTCCCTGAAGCAAACTATCCGTTGGAAAGAACACCAAGCCAAAGGAGGAGAAAACGGTTCCCGTATCCAGGTTCCCTTCGATGTGCAGTTAACCCCAACCGAGCTAAAAGTGGTGCAGTTTGTAGCTAGGGGTTTAGCCAACCGCGAAATCGCTGAAGAATTAAATGTTAGTCAGCGTACTGTTGAAAGCCACGTTTCCAATATGTTGGGCAAAACTAATCTCCACAACCGCACTGAACTAGCGCGTTGGGCGATTGAAAATCAAATGGCTTAA
- a CDS encoding chemotaxis response regulator protein-glutamate methylesterase: MRIAIVNDMVMAVESLRRTIAKIPDYDVAWVAYDGAEAVTKCAVDTPDLILMDVLMPNMDGVEATKHIMKQSPCAIMMVTASVNRYAGQVFEAMSYGALDAINTPIEGSTGLLKKISTIAKLIDKSPRSRIVNKSHNLPLLIAIGASTGGPQALVTVLSQFPQDFPAAIVIVQHLDAQFTPNFATWLNEQTPLSVEIASPGSCPQAGKILLAGTNHHLVLRPNLTLEYEQESADCCYHPSIDVLFKSIVKHWTGKGIGILLTGMGRDGAQGLKMMRDAGWHTITQDSKTSVVYGMPKAAAELNAAVEILALEAIASACTRFLSTGQS, translated from the coding sequence ATGAGAATTGCCATTGTTAACGATATGGTTATGGCTGTAGAGTCGCTACGGCGTACCATTGCCAAAATCCCGGACTACGATGTGGCCTGGGTTGCTTATGATGGAGCAGAAGCTGTGACCAAGTGTGCAGTCGATACTCCGGACTTAATCTTGATGGATGTGCTGATGCCAAATATGGATGGAGTCGAAGCCACGAAGCACATCATGAAGCAATCACCTTGTGCAATTATGATGGTGACTGCCAGTGTTAACCGTTATGCTGGTCAAGTTTTTGAAGCCATGTCTTATGGTGCTTTAGATGCCATCAATACACCTATTGAGGGTAGTACAGGACTGCTGAAAAAAATCTCTACGATCGCCAAACTAATTGATAAGTCTCCCCGTTCCAGGATAGTCAACAAATCGCATAATTTACCATTATTGATTGCGATTGGTGCTTCTACAGGTGGCCCACAAGCATTAGTAACAGTTCTCTCCCAGTTTCCTCAAGATTTTCCTGCTGCGATCGTCATTGTCCAACATTTAGATGCTCAGTTTACTCCCAATTTTGCTACTTGGTTAAACGAACAAACTCCTCTATCTGTGGAAATAGCCAGTCCTGGTTCTTGTCCCCAAGCAGGAAAAATTTTGCTGGCTGGTACTAATCATCATCTTGTCCTACGTCCCAACCTGACCCTTGAGTATGAGCAAGAATCTGCGGATTGTTGTTACCATCCATCGATTGATGTCTTGTTTAAAAGCATAGTTAAACACTGGACTGGGAAAGGCATAGGAATTCTGCTTACAGGTATGGGACGGGATGGCGCACAAGGTTTGAAAATGATGCGGGATGCAGGTTGGCATACCATCACTCAAGACAGCAAAACTTCTGTAGTTTATGGTATGCCCAAAGCGGCAGCAGAATTAAATGCGGCTGTGGAGATTTTAGCACTGGAGGCGATCGCCTCAGCTTGTACCCGGTTTTTATCTACTGGTCAATCCTGA
- a CDS encoding cytochrome P450 codes for MAITTDRPKLTVPGPNPLPIFGRTALLVEYVKDSIALSRRLFKKYGSVVSLAAGGGTNLYSSEDYCPGTVLAYGPENVREVTSQHEIYHKYPLTGGLYRKRNDSPRTETLKHFGVGLFGVNSTTHRQHRQLLMPAFHKQRIESYRDDIVGITQSVLEQLPLGKPVNLCEIMRLLTLRAATKTLFGADIGDEGGSSARLLQKIGTLLGSPAIAILPFDVPGLPFHRLLNLMAQLDDEMRTLIRCKQASGTDSGDVLSMLIQARDADSGLGLTEDELLGHVSVIFAAGHETSANALTWTLFLLSQHPQVAADLLDELESVLQGAPPTIEQLQQLPLLERVIKESLRILPPVPWNARVTSQPTSLGGYELPTGTEVFVSIYHTHHLPQIFPNPEKFDPQRWETKEPTMYEYNPFSAGSRICIGAPFALMEIKIVLAMLLMQYRLQYISRQQLERDALIVMAPKNGMQMLIHKQDRQFTQGVGGVRGNVCEMVRLNN; via the coding sequence ATGGCAATAACCACCGATAGACCGAAATTAACTGTACCTGGGCCGAATCCTTTACCAATTTTTGGACGTACAGCTCTGCTGGTAGAATATGTCAAAGATTCCATTGCTTTATCACGTCGTCTATTTAAGAAATATGGTTCAGTGGTTTCTCTAGCAGCCGGAGGTGGAACAAATCTTTACTCATCAGAAGATTACTGTCCGGGTACTGTGCTGGCTTATGGGCCAGAAAATGTTCGGGAAGTCACAAGTCAGCATGAGATTTACCATAAATATCCTTTAACCGGAGGCTTGTACCGCAAGCGCAATGACTCTCCACGGACAGAAACTCTCAAACATTTTGGTGTGGGGTTGTTTGGTGTTAACAGTACAACCCATCGCCAACATCGCCAGCTGTTAATGCCCGCCTTTCACAAACAGCGCATTGAGTCTTATCGTGATGATATTGTCGGCATTACTCAGTCAGTTTTAGAGCAATTGCCATTGGGTAAGCCTGTTAACCTTTGTGAAATTATGCGGTTGCTGACTCTGCGTGCAGCGACAAAAACCTTATTTGGTGCTGATATTGGTGATGAAGGGGGTAGTAGTGCGAGATTATTGCAGAAAATTGGCACTCTACTAGGTTCACCTGCGATCGCTATCTTACCTTTTGATGTGCCAGGGCTACCTTTCCATCGCCTGCTGAATTTAATGGCGCAACTAGATGACGAAATGCGTACCTTAATTCGGTGCAAACAAGCTAGCGGTACAGACTCAGGGGATGTCCTCTCTATGCTTATCCAAGCACGGGACGCAGATAGTGGACTGGGGTTAACTGAGGATGAATTGCTAGGTCATGTGAGCGTTATCTTTGCAGCTGGTCATGAAACTAGCGCCAATGCTTTAACTTGGACACTGTTTTTGCTTTCCCAACACCCACAAGTCGCAGCCGATTTACTGGATGAACTAGAAAGTGTTCTGCAAGGCGCACCACCAACTATTGAGCAGTTGCAGCAGTTACCTTTATTAGAGCGTGTAATTAAAGAAAGTTTGCGAATTTTACCGCCTGTACCCTGGAATGCGCGGGTGACATCGCAACCAACTAGCTTGGGAGGCTATGAATTACCGACAGGGACGGAAGTCTTCGTAAGTATTTACCATACTCATCATCTGCCCCAAATCTTCCCCAACCCAGAGAAATTTGACCCCCAGCGTTGGGAGACCAAAGAACCCACGATGTATGAGTACAACCCCTTCAGTGCTGGTTCGCGCATTTGTATAGGAGCGCCTTTCGCACTGATGGAAATTAAAATTGTGCTAGCAATGCTATTAATGCAGTACCGCCTACAATACATTTCTCGGCAACAGCTAGAACGGGACGCTTTAATTGTTATGGCTCCCAAAAATGGAATGCAAATGCTCATCCACAAGCAAGACCGCCAATTTACCCAAGGAGTGGGGGGAGTGCGTGGTAATGTTTGTGAAATGGTGAGGCTCAATAATTAA
- a CDS encoding hybrid sensor histidine kinase/response regulator, translating into MTKETDYSQFSLLDLFSMEVKTQVAILNDRLLALETQPQPQEDLAALMRAAHSIKGAARIVQLNAVVTLAHAMEDCFVAAQTGQIRLTAADIDVLLAAADMLLHIGEACDGNSHPQLPEAAKIQSLVTAIANILNSQPASQTVPVEFPQPETASAWVVPPSQVFTPVSKAEVVQNRAVRVGADNLNRLMGLAGESLVEAKWLETFADSLLKLKTRQTQLFGLLEGLEELLSNNSRHLLERQIQEKMSAVRQTASECRQLLGDRHNELELYSQRSTNLADRLYRQVIATHMSPFGEGGQGFPRMVRDMARQLGKRIKLDIVGKSTLVDRDILERLEVPLTHILRNAIDHGIETPQERVAVGKSETGTIRIEVVHRAGMLLITVSDDGRGIDLEFLRQEIARKNLTTPEMAAQLTEAELMEFLFLPGFSTTKTVTEISGRGVGLDVAHSTVRELGGSLRAVSQPGFGMAFYLQLPLTLSVLRTLVVEIANEAYAFGLARIDQVVMILKSAIVVSENQPFFMLNDQAVALISAHQVLELPAQVVNPELLPVVIISDRLSRYGVVIDRFIGECSLVVRPLDPRLGKVPNISAAALMDDGSPVLIIDIEDLVRSIAKVLASGQLSQVNHSTQQAVAKTYKRVLVVDDSITVREMERKLLENKGFKVEVAVNGMDGWNAIRSSDYDLVITDIDMPRMNGFELTSQIKNHAKLKHIPVIIVSYKDREADRIHGLEAGANYYLTKSSFHDDTLLNAVIDLIGEA; encoded by the coding sequence ATGACAAAAGAAACTGATTATAGTCAATTTTCCTTGCTGGATTTATTCAGCATGGAGGTAAAAACCCAGGTAGCGATATTAAACGATCGCCTATTGGCACTGGAAACTCAACCCCAACCCCAGGAAGACTTAGCAGCCTTAATGCGGGCAGCTCATTCTATTAAAGGAGCGGCGAGGATTGTACAACTTAATGCCGTTGTTACCCTAGCTCATGCAATGGAAGACTGTTTTGTTGCAGCCCAGACGGGACAAATCCGGCTCACTGCGGCTGATATTGATGTGCTGTTGGCGGCTGCGGATATGCTGCTACATATAGGTGAAGCTTGTGACGGTAACTCTCACCCCCAATTGCCAGAGGCAGCCAAGATTCAATCTTTAGTTACTGCGATCGCTAATATTCTCAATTCTCAGCCTGCTAGTCAAACTGTACCAGTAGAATTTCCACAACCAGAAACAGCATCAGCTTGGGTTGTCCCACCATCTCAAGTATTTACCCCTGTGTCCAAGGCTGAAGTCGTACAAAACCGAGCTGTGCGGGTGGGTGCAGATAATCTTAACCGCTTGATGGGATTAGCTGGAGAGTCATTAGTTGAAGCTAAATGGCTGGAAACCTTTGCTGACTCACTCCTAAAATTAAAAACTAGGCAGACGCAGTTATTCGGCTTATTGGAAGGGTTAGAAGAACTATTAAGTAATAATTCTCGGCATTTATTAGAACGCCAGATCCAGGAAAAAATGAGTGCAGTACGTCAAACTGCTAGTGAATGTCGCCAGCTGTTAGGCGATCGCCATAATGAACTAGAGTTATATTCTCAGCGTTCTACCAACCTCGCAGATCGGCTATATCGCCAAGTCATCGCCACACACATGAGTCCCTTTGGCGAAGGAGGACAAGGTTTTCCGCGCATGGTGCGGGACATGGCTAGGCAATTAGGTAAACGTATAAAACTAGACATTGTTGGTAAATCGACGCTGGTAGACCGAGACATTTTAGAACGTCTAGAAGTGCCTTTAACTCATATTTTGCGAAATGCTATTGATCACGGCATTGAGACACCCCAAGAACGTGTAGCAGTAGGTAAGTCAGAAACAGGAACAATTCGGATTGAAGTTGTCCATCGTGCGGGAATGTTGTTAATTACTGTGTCAGATGATGGACGGGGTATAGATTTAGAATTTTTGCGTCAGGAGATTGCCAGAAAAAACCTGACTACGCCAGAAATGGCCGCCCAATTAACAGAAGCCGAGTTAATGGAGTTTTTATTTTTACCTGGGTTCTCCACCACTAAGACAGTAACAGAAATTTCTGGTCGGGGTGTTGGTTTAGATGTGGCGCACAGCACAGTCCGGGAACTTGGCGGCAGTTTGCGGGCGGTTTCTCAGCCAGGGTTTGGTATGGCGTTTTACTTACAGCTACCCCTAACCCTCTCAGTATTACGTACTCTAGTGGTGGAGATTGCTAACGAAGCTTATGCTTTTGGGTTGGCACGTATTGATCAGGTGGTGATGATTCTCAAGTCGGCAATTGTGGTGTCCGAGAATCAGCCGTTTTTCATGTTAAACGACCAAGCAGTAGCCTTAATCTCAGCCCATCAAGTTTTAGAGTTGCCAGCACAGGTAGTAAATCCCGAATTACTGCCAGTAGTAATTATTAGCGATCGCCTCAGCCGTTATGGTGTAGTAATTGACCGTTTTATTGGTGAGTGTAGTTTAGTTGTCCGTCCCCTCGACCCCCGTCTGGGTAAAGTTCCTAACATTAGTGCCGCCGCCTTAATGGATGATGGTTCACCAGTATTAATTATTGATATTGAAGATTTAGTTCGTTCCATTGCCAAGGTGCTGGCTAGTGGACAACTCAGCCAGGTAAATCACTCCACTCAACAAGCAGTTGCCAAAACTTACAAACGTGTCTTGGTGGTAGATGATTCCATTACAGTCCGCGAAATGGAGCGTAAACTCTTAGAAAACAAGGGTTTCAAAGTCGAAGTAGCGGTCAATGGTATGGATGGCTGGAACGCCATTCGCAGCAGTGATTATGATTTGGTAATTACCGACATTGATATGCCAAGAATGAATGGTTTTGAACTTACCAGCCAAATCAAAAACCATGCCAAGTTAAAGCATATTCCTGTAATTATCGTTTCCTACAAAGACCGAGAAGCAGACAGAATTCATGGCTTAGAAGCCGGTGCAAACTACTATCTGACTAAGAGTAGTTTTCATGATGACACTTTATTAAACGCCGTTATTGACTTGATTGGTGAGGCTTAG
- the groES gene encoding co-chaperone GroES gives MAAVSLSVSTVKPLGDRVFVKVSASEEKTAGGLYLPDTAKEKPQVGEVVALGPGKRNDDGSRQELEIKIGDKVLYSKYAGTDIKLGTEEYVLLSEKDILAVVG, from the coding sequence ATGGCAGCTGTATCTTTAAGCGTATCTACAGTTAAACCTTTAGGCGATCGCGTTTTCGTGAAAGTGAGCGCCTCGGAAGAAAAGACCGCAGGTGGTCTGTATTTACCCGACACCGCTAAGGAAAAACCCCAAGTAGGGGAAGTAGTCGCCCTTGGCCCTGGCAAGCGTAACGACGACGGTAGCCGTCAAGAATTAGAAATCAAAATTGGCGATAAAGTGTTGTACTCCAAGTACGCTGGCACTGACATCAAGCTCGGAACTGAAGAATACGTACTGCTGTCTGAAAAAGATATTTTAGCAG